One window of the Anomalospiza imberbis isolate Cuckoo-Finch-1a 21T00152 chromosome 24, ASM3175350v1, whole genome shotgun sequence genome contains the following:
- the SC5D gene encoding lathosterol oxidase: MDLVLEAADRHLLTPYVYPAGWPEGEPCRQLLSLFVITNLGALALYLLFGTLSYYFIFDHELKKHPQFLENQVSREIAYALRSLPWISVPTVALFFAEVRGYSKLYDNIEDSPYGWSGVFFSMLSFLFFTDMGIYWIHRGLHHKLFYKRFHKPHHLWKIATPFASHAFHPVDGFMQSLPYHIYPFLFPLHKVTYLGLYIFVNVWTISIHDGDYRVPRLLRHIINGSAHHTDHHLYFDYNYGQYFTLWDKIGGSYKSPTSFEGKGPHDYLRKLREKDPAASNGIVASKKDPGASNGIVASKTE; the protein is encoded by the exons ATGGATCTGGTCCTGGAAGCCGCGGACCGGCACCTCCTGACGCCCTACGTGTACCCGGCAGGGTGGCCCGAGGGCGAGCCCTGCCGCCAGCTCCTCAGCCTTTTTGTCATCACCAACCTGGGCGCCCTCGCCCTCTACCTGCTCTTCGGCACCCTCAGCTACTACTTCATCTTCGACCACGAGCTCAAGAAGCATCCCCAGTTCCTGGAG AACCAGGTGAGCCGGGAGATTGCCTACGCCCTGCGCTCCCTGCCCTGGATCAGTGTCCCCACTGTCGCCCTGTTCTTCGCTGAGGTGCGGGGCTACAGCAAACTCTACGACAACATCGAGGACTCCCCGTATG GCTGGTCTGGTGTCTTCTTCAGCATGCtgtccttcctcttcttcactgACATGGGCATCTACTGGATACACCGTGGTCTCCACCACAAGCTGTTCTATAAG CGCTTCCACAAGCCCCACCACCTGTGGAAGATCGCCACGCCCTTCGCCAGCCACGCCTTCCACCCCGTGGATGGCTTCATGCAGAGCCTGCCCTACCACATCTACCCCTTCCTGTTCCCCCTGCACAAAGTCACCTACCTGGGCCTCTACATCTTCGTCAACGTCTGGACCATCTCCATCCACGACGGCGACTACCGCGTGCCGCGGCTGCTGCGGCACATCATCAACGGCTCTGCCCACCACACCGACCACCACCTGTACTTCGACTACAACTACGGGCAGTATTTCACCCTCTGGGACAAGATTGGTGGTTCTTACAAGAGCCCCACGTCCTTTGAGGGCAAAGGCCCCCACGATTACTTACGCAAGCTCCGAGAGAAAGACCCGGCAGCGTCCAACGGCATCGTGGCCTCCAAGAAAGACCCAGGAGCATCCAATGGCATCGTGGCCTCCAAGACTGAGTAG